caaaacttttgttcatatttactggccccgggggaagctcgagttgatcatcctccacccgaatcttcgactcgtatcggttatggacatctgcccatgtcacagcctcgtattccagcaagcttttctttaatttgaacgaagtcgtcgagctccgaacattgagcccctttgtgaatgtttgtgcagcccattcctccggaaccagggggagctccattcgttccctttggaaccggttgacaaattcacgcaataactcatcgtctctttgggctattaggaaaatatccgccttctgagcctgcacctttttggctccggcgtgtgcttttatgaaggcatcggcgagcatttcgaaagaagtgattgaatgctcgggcagatgatcgtaccaagtcaatgctcttTTTGACAAAGTTTCCCTGAACTTTTTCAgtaacacggattcgatttcatcctcttccatatcattgccttttatagcgcaagCGTATGAGGTCgggtgttcgtgagggtccgttgtgccgtcatatttttggatatctggcattttgaacctcttcgggatcaatttcgaaGCCGCaatcggaggaaaaggcctttggatgtacctcttcgaatccggcccttttaaaataggcggagcccctgggatttgatccacccaagagttgtatgtttccacccttttttcggtcaagtctacccgcttcgccaacttttcgagcattctcagaacctcggtggatgaaccagctccggacccattgctttcaaccatccgtgcctcatctcttctgggttcagcaacacccttcgccttctccggggTCGCTTTATCTCCtccgttttgcaactgggctattgcgattccctgttcggcaatcgccgctctctgttcctgcaacatttcaaaaattaaacgtaagtcaatattatcattcggggtattcGGTTCTTTCCGGACCTgcgtccgggacaaagtaattgaattgtgagtatttaaagggtcagtggccggctgggcggcattctcctgatccacggtgttttgtcggttgaggccctccctcgaattaacggggttagggtcagcgGGATTtagtaatcctcgtggcccgctgccttcattttcggccacgatctcgttgttgttgacgtgaccagattgcccattgttagccatttggtccattttttcagagacgaacagaagatgttttttattttgatgggtaaggtagagatcaagatcaaaaatcactattatcctagccccacggtgggcgccaaactagttacccgaatttggataatcaattaaatttgagtgaggtataggatatgtggtaagCTTTGATCTATTCTTTGATTGAGAGAGAATGGAATAGAATCAACTATAGATAATCTAAATAATAACTGATGGCATACGCCAAACGTATATGCTACTATGTTGAATATTGCTTGATTGCACGAGATCCGAAGACGAACACAATAAATTTAAACTGAAATCAGATAtttgggagagagagagagtatatatttttgctattacaagagttcttgatatgaggaagtcaacccctcaaaagtagggcaatgagccctatttatagtattgctccatgggcttcatacaacatgagaaactaaaaaataaagaaaatctctgaaatggattaggttgggttaggttggccgtacggtctgacacctgtacgattggcagttgaacatggcaggacgttatcgacgcatggcaatcgcgtaacggatctcccggaccaacggccacggtcaaacggactaacggccacgatcaaacggactaacggccacgatcaaacagaggaacggccacgatcaactcggctatgaagaaaccggaccaaatgaagaTCTTCCCTCTCTTCGATCCAAACACTCTTCCGGTCCAGAAAGAAAGTCTTCGTGCATGTGCCCGttcctttcttccctcggtcaccggTCTCACCGGTCCAGCGGATAcccaatttttaccgtatacaagcaCTCTTTGAACTTTTTTCTTACCACATTTCTTTGGGACTGCATTTTCACTCTCAGTTGCAAATATCCAATGAGTTTTTGTATTATCAAATTAatccatatatttatatatataaaaaactaGCATCCACATTTTGCTATCATATTTCTCAAGTTAGTGTTTCCTTGTTCTTCTAGGGTATTGACTATAAAAAGTTTAAAATTTCCTAAATTTGAGATCCACCTAGAAGAACCTCTCTAGATGAGACAAAATAAGAATATTAAATTCTTCACAATTTACATAGGCTTCTGGATCAGCAATTCAGCACAGACAAAATTATTCTCCATTATGGGGATTCTTATTTTCTCAGTTAAGTGTCTGTCCATTGCAGTGTTTTCTGATAAAATTAAGGAAAATCAATAGCAATATCTGGTCTAATGTCtcctaattaaaaaataaaatttaatgttAATCTGCATGCTTAAGAGTAGAAACTAGTAATGCATGACAAGAAGTGGATTTTCTTGGCCTAATATGCTCACAAGTCACATCATTAAGATGGAGTAATGACCAGAAGAATAGCTTTATCAAGTTTAATAATGAAAGAACTTAACTGGTTTTTGAAGTATCCACTTCCTTGAGATGAGGGTTCGTGGCAGCTACCCGTTGGACTGTAATGTCAATCTCTGAAACCAGATCTGATGCAACAAAATAAAATACTACACACCAGAGGCTATTTCTTCTTAGTGTGACGTAAATACTTCGAAACTATTTTCATTAGACCTTCCAAACTTCTTGTGTATTTCTCGGTGGTGAAGCCAAAAATTTTGTGAAGAGTCTTCAACATTTAATATACattcaaacctctctataacagaaTCGCTTGGTCAGAAATTTTTTGTTTGTTATAGCGAATTGTTGTCATACACCTATAACGGCATTGACATTTAAAAATATTTCACGGTTTTAGGCAAAACAAGATGCACAAaatctattttttcatttttaattgtcaaatccTAAGCTTAATtacactttgtataacgaagaGAAATCTTtcaatgatgaaaatatatattcataaaatattttttgtcataaatagtgtattaaatttcaaaatatttggtcaaaatctctacacttattttAGTAattatagatattctattttAATAAAGATGGTTAGCAATTATATtatcaaaaaaagaagatagttgttatatggtgggtaattttacaaagtccTTGCTGTTATAAAGTAGGTTGTTGTTGTAACaggtaaaatgttgttatagaaaaataaaatataacttaaaaaatCGATTCCGATAAAATTTAGTTATTATAGAGAGATACTGCTTTATGCGGATGTTATTATAGAGAGATCTGATTGTATGTGTATAACTGAAGAATTAAGGCATAGTTATTGTTGGCTGGTCCATCGATATCTGATATGAAAGATTAGTTAGATCATTTTCCGTGACAgttggatatatatatacgttAACAACAAATGAGTTGGGCCTTAACTTTTAAATGTAGGATCTTTCtgtttttttgcgcggattgtccttcatttgaggtggtctttaattttttcccttcaaattggtgatttttgagttttgcccttcgcctaacacttcaaggttgtgggttcgaatcccaacttagtaaaaaaaaattataaggtaAAATTTGAATTTTAAGGCAGAAATTTACAAATTATGTCCATATGCAAATTATGCCTTGAGGCAGAGCctgaaggacaaaagttaaagaccgccattttgaggggcaaaaattaacgACCACCCCTAGCGAAGGGCAATCTTGCAAATTGCCCAGATCATTCACACGTTGTTTGAAACCTATCTAAACATCTGTCCTTCTCTTATTTTATACTAGTTAATCTTCACGCGGTGAAACCTTTTTTTAGTATAAATTTTGGtaactaaaataaaaataagttaTAATGTAAGTCCAAATAAGTTATATAATGTAAGTCATGGAAGCAATAATTATAGGGAAAAGGATATTATGTGTCCACTCAGCCAAACTAATCTCACATTTAATTATTGTTTGGGCTTAATCTCACTAGGTGTTCGGTGGGCCCACATTAATGccaaaaaacatttttttgcgcggattgcccttcttttggggtggtctttaaattttgcccctcatatttgtggtctttaaattatgcccctcatattgctggtctttcatttttgcccttcgcgttaCAACCCTGAGCGtccacgcagaaatcatgaggttctgggttcgaactccagctcaagcataaattaaaaaaaaaaaattgcaagacaaggTTTGGGTTGCGTGTATGTCGGACCCGAcgtacacttgttaaggaattaccaaaattatgccggacccggcatactcatgccttataggcagacttggcataagtatgtcgggtccggcataactttggtaaatccttaacaagtttatgccgggttcggcatacttatgggcaaacttttagttaagccttaactaaaagtcttttcttagttatgccttatggggcagacttttagttaaggcacaactaaaagtatgccccataagacggaacttttccttaaggcataactaaaaatttgccttataagataaagtctatgtcttaaggaaaagttatgccttatggggcatacttttagttatgccttaattaaaagtctgccccataaggcataactagaaaaggattttagttaaggcttaactaaaagtttgcccataagtatgccgaacccggcataaacttgttaaggatttaccaaagttatgccggacccgacatacttatgccaagtctacccataaggcataactattccgggtccggcataactttggtaattccttaacaagtgtatgccgctgggagcatagcgaaatttaaactctgtcttataaatttttttaaaattttttactgAGTGgaggttcgaacctggaacccatggatTTTAGCCGAAGAGCGATTTcaaatataaggggcaaaatttaaagaccaccccaaatggtcggtcggcccaaaataatgtcaaGGCTGGCTGGCCCAACAGCCCAGCGCTTGAAAAAACAAAATGACTCTTTGTTTCGTCGCCACAAAAACAtcgccactaaagggctgctacaacatatatacatatgttagaattatatatacactttatatacaagaattatacattttatatacatatgctggaattaatcttacagttattatacataaattatacgttaattatacatttattagacacatattatacaataatgatatgatatttatttttaacatatacaatagtgatacatattagataccacaatgatacggtttctatgatacattttttatacgtatgatatactttctatacaagactgatatagtttatatacacgtgctagaattatatatacactttctatacaaaaatgatacatattatatacaaaaaagatacaattttctattctataatacacattatatacacaaatgatacttattatatacaaaaatgatacataccttagtgattcatattttatgtagtttctatacattacagatagatactgatacatatttttatacacaaacgatacatattatatataaaaattgcCTCAGagttttgggatatttcttactaaatatacatatattatacatgttttggaatATCTAACCTTTGGTGGCGACTTTTTCaattgccactaaaaagcctgatttttctgtagcagccctttagtggcgacttttagtcgccacaaaaaatctgactttaaaaaaaaaaaaaaaaaaaaaagcgatgGCGCTGTTGGACCACCcagcctttagtggcgactttttaaaTCTTTTGTGCTACAGATTTTGGCTACCGGATGGGAATAGTTTATGGGCTAATTTTTGGATTTGGGAATAGATGGGCCAGCGCATGGGATTATTTATGGTCCAGCGACCATTTGTGTCCTTTCCCCATAATTATATTGCAATTCTAAACATGTCGGAAAAAATACGAATaaccaaattacaaatcaaatATCTAAGAAAAAATAAATAGTAGATAAATCAATATAAATAAAACACTACCTATATTCTTTTTTGTAGTTTCATTAGACGAAGTTCAACGCCCTTTCACTTAGGGAAAAAATTATGTAATGCAAATTCTTGCCTTCCTTTCTAGTAAAATGTTGTTCATAAACAATATTCATTattataaattatattttttattattatagtAATTAGAAGTGAATAGTGATCATATATAGTTAGAGACTTTTAGTGTTGTAATTTTAATGTTGTTCATAAGCATTACTCCTACCAATTATTGCAAGTAGTATTTATTAGTAGCTATATATACTTGGAGACCTTTTGAGATTTATAAAATAcagttgacaaaaaaaaaatagaaataactAAATGCATTGTCATTTTAGATAGGGAAAAGGGTCAGATTTACCACTGTACTTTGATAAATAGTTCACATTTACCTTTAATAAGTTTTTGTAACTAAAGGTACCCTTTGCGTTTACCCCAGCCCTAATGGACTGCCACAGTGTCACTGACACCTCATTGAAAAATGTCACATAATATCCTAGTCATCATTTCCCATTAATTTACCACTCAATTAAATTGACTCACCCCAAAATAAAACCCAACCTATTACAGGATATTATGTGGCAATTTTTAATAAGGTGTCAGTGACACCGTGGCAGTCCGTTAAGCTGGGGGTAATGCAAAAACTTTATTCACGGTAGGGGTATGTTCAGTTACAAAAACTTATTTAAGGTAAATGTGAACTAATTATCAAAGTACATGGGTAAAtctgacccttttcccttatttaTTCTCAGCATTACACTGTCACATTATGACCCTGCTATAACTTGTCGTTCACTAACAAAACAACCCCTTGTGGTTTTGAGTATCCCAATTCCCAATTTCAGTTACAACTTACTTGCATGGTTGCAAATTGATGATATTTCCATGTCATCAAACCCTAATCTCTAAATAATTAGTTGTAGTAGGTAAAGCTTTAGAAGCACCACAGATATTAGCCTGTTTATAGGTGTTCAACATGCTATTTCTCTCCTTGTTTCTTGCTTGATTTGGAATGAatgatttatatttttttaatttcctttcctttttttacAGGACTTAAAATGGCATTGAGGAAACGAGAAAAATGAAAAGCAATCATAACTATTTCCAAAAGGGAGACTGGCTACAAGTTCGTCACTTTCTTTTTTGAAACCTCCTAGTCTGTAAATATTGGATATATTCTCCATGTTTTCTCGATCACGTTTTGAATGAATGGAACATATCTATAAATAATATCATGAAGTGAATATCAATAAACAAGTGGACAGAAAGGTAGGATACTAGTTCCCTCCCCTTTTGTCTGGCATTTCATGAATCTTCTTGCTTTAAAATGATGTCATAATGTCATCTTACTGGAAGTGCTGACTGGAATATGAATAAAGGAACACTGAAAGAATCGAAATCATGGTCAACTTCTTCATTGAGAATCCCTTActttgtaagcttttatggaaAAGTTTGCATGGCTGAATATCTCCTTTTTTCCAATTCCGTCTTATTGGCCCTTGTAAATTATCTAAACCGAACGAATCAAACCTTTCTTCTTCCTGTTCAAACGGATGCCAAACCTCATTATTTAGCAGCTCTCCAAAGTCAGAGAGATGAGTGGGGCCTTACTAAGGCGGGGATAAAGCATTTTCAGTAGTGATGAAAGAAGGGGCAATGCCTGTACGGTCCATCCAGAAGAATTAAGTTTGTAATTCATTACAAATGGTATTTTAATTATATGACCTATTTTGCGGAAGATAAAATCTTTGTATGAATATTTTCATCTATTCAAATTGTAGGCGAGCATAGGAGATCATTTCCTCAATCGAACTACTAGAACCATAAAATAATGCCATATACTACAAGTGGAAAGGAGATGGTGAGATGGTGGCAGTGTTAAGAGACATAAACAAATGAATAAATGATTAAATGAAAGCCTTTCAAAAGATTCTTTACATGCACAAAATACATAAAGGGGGTAAATACTGAAATCAACAAATACCATTAATTTACTACAACCTTGCAATGGACCAATACCATGCTAAGACAGCAATGGGGATATCTCCTAGACTATAATATCAGATTTCTTGACATATATGACACATATACACAACCTTCCCTTTTACATTTTCATGGATTGAGATGTTGAAACAATTTTCTACAATTTACAAAGCTgtgtatagatatatgtatatattagtaTTTGCTTATATTCACTGCAACTGTACCCTATCCGCCTCAGAGGCTGAATTTGCAGCAGCAACAAGAGCTGCTCCAATGCCTGATCCATCTTCCATGACCCTAAGAACGACGTAAGGGGAAACTTCCTCCCCTAAAATTTCCTTCATCGCTTCATTCAGGTATTCTCTGAATAAGGTGTATCTTGTGTATAAACCACCCTCGATAGCCACAACTGTTCTTCTCATCCGACTTGGCCTATCACTCCTGAATTTTCCACTGGCTATGCCCCCACTCCCATCTCGACCAATCTTCTTCAAGATTCCTACGATACCAGCAGCTGCTAATCTAGCAGCCCTTCGAGTAATGACATCACATACCTTCACTACAAGCTTCCGAACTTTCACTGGCACATCAGGTAACTGAAAGTCGGGGCCCCCAAGAACCAGATAGTAAGAAACCAAGCAACATGCCAAGTAATATTAAATAAGAAGTGGACAGATATCATATGCCACAATCATTAAGTTGCAACATCAAAGTGTATGATAGGAAAGATAAAAGGGTACCTCCAGAACTTCTTCTAGAATTTTGGCTACTTCACTCAAGTCAGGTGAATAATCCTCATGCATAGAAGCCATCAACGGTGTCCTGCCATTATTTCCAGTAAAACTAATAAGTACTACATTGCAGACATCACATAGAAATATCCAGAGAAAAAGTGAGAAGATGCAGTTAGATCTCACATGTATCAATACAAAATACACTAAGAATAAACAAAAAGCTAAACATGGAAACAAAATCTGAACAGCAAACATGTAGCACCTCAAGACGAAAGGAATTGTTAATTTTGAAGATGAAGGTCCAAAATCATCTGATTCCTCCGACATTCTAAGGAGCACTCGCCTGACAATGTCTCCCAAATACATTCCTGATATCATTTTCTCAAAGCCCTGCAGCATAATCCTCAAATATGATGCTTGATGTTGCATAAGAAGTCACATAAAATACACCGAGTTTTCAACAATAGAGACTTTACTTGATCATTTGGGTTTGGGCTAGCAACATCCAAGTCTATATCATATGAGGTTCTTGGTAAATGAGATGACCAAAAATTTCCCCATTCCATATTGATCACCTAATTTGCAGAAAGTAGGAAGACATGTAAGCGAACTTTTATAAAATGAACCAAGACTTAACAAAATATGAACAATGAAGCAAGTAAATATACCATGCCTCCAGATGTTGTTAAAAGACCTTGACACTTAATAATTGCATCTGCCCGCTCCAAATAGCATGCATTAGTGCCAGTCCCAATTATAACCGCAGCAACTGTGTCTTCATCATTATAATGTCCAAGAGCTAGAGTTCCCACAGTGTCGTTTACCTGGGGCATAATGCAGCAACAATAAGCTCTAACACCCATTGCACAATAGTTAAAACTAATCAAGCCTGGGTCAAAATTTGAAGGAAAAGACTATATAAGACAAGGGAGAAAAGAGTTAACCACAGTAGTTCTCCAACGACACAAGGGAAGACATTTATAAACTAGTGACATAATGATTTTCCTGAATGATGCAGTATCAACTTGGACTGAACACTCAAAGAAGGCGAGATACTTGATAGTAGAGAAAATTTCATTTCTATATACGTCCCTTTCCTTTGTTTTAATGCTCGATTGTTAATATGCTAGCACAGATAAATAAAGTGTTACAACATCTTTTGCACAGCTTCACTGAAATAAGTTCTACAATTGACTATCCTATTTTGTGGACAAATACATGACTAAAAGATGAAAAAACTCATACTGTAAAGATCTGAATGACACCTAAAAGTGAAAACAAACGGGCCTACAAACCATGTAACGTGAGCCTAGTGGAAGTTAATTAGTAAGAATCCAAAGTCTGTCTCACAGAAATAAGCAAGGAAATATGTCTTGGCAACAGTTTCGGAGAAGAAAGAAACTGGAAAAGGAAAGTGCTCACCAGTGCTGCAACCCGCACATCTAGACCTTTGTTGGATATTGCTAGTTGTAGACATTCAGAAACATCTCTTCCAATCTACAAATAACAAAACATGAGAGGATAAAGAAAATCTATTGTAAATGGACAATCCCATATCAATGACCATAAAAAAAGGGGCATGCATAGAGGTTCATAAATCTGTACCACATATTCACATCAATGATAACTATTTCTCACTTGTAGTCTCTCTAAATATATAATGGAAATACTGAAACGGCTCAGGAAAGTAAACACAGCTTCTACAAGCTGTTAGCTTTGCATGGTCGTATAATACAATTCGAGTACACACAAGCACTGAAATAGAAAGTGTCACATCCCGCAACATTGATAATTATGAGTTTATTCATAAAAGGTAAGTGATACGCATTTACACACTTTGAATTATATAGAATCCAAGAGCAAAGTGTCATGTTAACTAACCGTGTCTTCAATCGCGAATCCTTTTGTCCATTTCATCAAAATGCCAGATGAGACAGAAGTTTGCTTCACAGGAAATGAAAATGTGAAGCCAAGTTCTCTCCTCCAAGGTGAAGGCTGCTCCAAACCATTACCCTCCTTTTCAATGAAGTCCTTTAGCGATGATGCAATGAAATCAAACAGATTCTACACATAACAAAAAAGGGTAAAGACTATGTTGTTCCCtaccaaatcaaaaaaaaaattgttgtttgCAGGAAGATAACATAAAATTAGAAGCACAAACTCGGCCACCTTGCTTGTGCTAGTCATCAGGTGTTGCGGAATGGGTTGGCGTTCAATGTCTTGTCCGAGAATAGCAGACCTTTGGTCTCCTAAGTGGACTCTCAAAACTCTAAAGTTCGTACCACCAAGGTCCAGAGCATAATATGTTCCCTTCTCACTCCTGAAAATCATAAGCCCAAAATAAGTTATTAAACAACAAAAATATGATCATCAGGAATAATTAACAAAGTAGCCACCTGTCAGCCAACATTAAAACTGTTGAACATTAAAACTACAACACAGAGCAAGAAATTTGTCGGTATTTCACTAACTCAAGTGACGATTCAACCGGAGAAACCTCATTCTTTTTACGTGCATTTACATTTATCTTGAAGAAAATCCTTTTTCCGGTTTCTCTTTTAAGGACAAGATAGTAAATCTTTCCCTAGTACAGCATTCTCAT
The sequence above is a segment of the Lycium barbarum isolate Lr01 chromosome 6, ASM1917538v2, whole genome shotgun sequence genome. Coding sequences within it:
- the LOC132643620 gene encoding hexokinase-3; the encoded protein is MGRLGVGIAMGCAVAACIVAAAMVGKRVKRRRKWKKMVKVLEELEESCDTPVARLKQVVDAMAVEMHAGLASEGGSKLKMLLTYVDKLPNGSEKGTYYALDLGGTNFRVLRVHLGDQRSAILGQDIERQPIPQHLMTSTSKNLFDFIASSLKDFIEKEGNGLEQPSPWRRELGFTFSFPVKQTSVSSGILMKWTKGFAIEDTIGRDVSECLQLAISNKGLDVRVAALVNDTVGTLALGHYNDEDTVAAVIIGTGTNACYLERADAIIKCQGLLTTSGGMVINMEWGNFWSSHLPRTSYDIDLDVASPNPNDQGFEKMISGMYLGDIVRRVLLRMSEESDDFGPSSSKLTIPFVLRTPLMASMHEDYSPDLSEVAKILEEVLELPDVPVKVRKLVVKVCDVITRRAARLAAAGIVGILKKIGRDGSGGIASGKFRSDRPSRMRRTVVAIEGGLYTRYTLFREYLNEAMKEILGEEVSPYVVLRVMEDGSGIGAALVAAANSASEADRVQLQ